From a single Georhizobium profundi genomic region:
- a CDS encoding ChrR family anti-sigma-E factor: MVREHIDTIDSLMARYVAGTLPLPAQVLVQSHLELREGARTFVSDLEAMAGDTLESLAPAPIAARDDLLDRIFQSKPDSIRLTPMDFATDMPRTAPSEGMPLALRDFVGFDIADVPWRTKMPGFKEYDMGEIDGCHVSMFWLRPGRAVPAHTHHGCEISLVLKGAFSDGMGRYGPGDISVADDDIDHRPVAESHGPCIGFAVTDAPLRLTGSFRQLIGDLIG; encoded by the coding sequence ATGGTTCGTGAGCATATTGATACGATCGACTCGCTAATGGCGCGTTATGTTGCAGGCACGCTTCCGCTGCCTGCACAGGTGCTGGTGCAGTCGCATCTCGAACTCCGCGAGGGTGCGCGCACCTTCGTCTCCGATCTAGAGGCAATGGCGGGCGACACGCTCGAAAGCCTTGCGCCGGCACCGATTGCTGCGCGCGACGACCTTCTGGATCGAATTTTTCAGTCGAAGCCGGATAGTATTCGTCTGACGCCGATGGACTTCGCAACGGATATGCCGCGGACAGCGCCGAGCGAGGGCATGCCTTTGGCGCTGCGGGATTTCGTCGGCTTCGACATCGCCGACGTGCCGTGGCGTACCAAGATGCCGGGCTTCAAGGAATACGACATGGGCGAGATCGATGGCTGCCATGTCAGCATGTTCTGGCTGCGCCCCGGCCGTGCCGTTCCTGCCCACACGCATCACGGCTGCGAGATCTCTCTCGTGTTGAAGGGCGCCTTCTCCGATGGCATGGGCCGCTATGGCCCTGGCGACATCTCCGTTGCCGACGATGATATCGACCATCGCCCCGTTGCCGAGAGCCATGGCCCCTGCATCGGCTTTGCCGTCACGGATGCGCCGCTGCGCCTCACGGGTTCTTTCCGTCAATTGATCGGCGACCTGATCGGCTGA
- a CDS encoding cysteine synthase A has product MSFLPSVLDAIGNTPLIKLKRASEETGCTILGKAEFLNPGQSVKDRAALFIIREAERQGLLRKGGVIVEGTAGNTGIGLALVARALGYRAVIVIPETQSQEKKDAIRLLGAELVEVPAVPYKNPNNYVKVSGRLAEQLAKTEPNGAIWANQFDNTANRDAHIATTAPEIWEQTDGKVDGFICAVGSGGTLAGVSMGLKDKNPDIKIGLADPEGAALFSYYTSGEFASPGTSITEGIGQGRITANLEGFTPDFAYRVPDAEALPLVFDLVQEEGLCLGGSSGINIAGAMRMARDMGPGKTIVTILCDYGNRYQSKLFNPEFLRSKDLPVPGWIENPAKFDVPFEDVQA; this is encoded by the coding sequence ATGTCCTTTCTTCCTTCCGTTCTCGACGCCATCGGCAATACGCCGCTGATCAAGCTGAAACGAGCCTCGGAGGAGACCGGCTGCACCATTCTCGGCAAGGCGGAGTTTCTCAACCCAGGTCAATCGGTGAAGGACCGGGCTGCGCTCTTCATCATCCGCGAGGCGGAGCGGCAAGGCCTCCTGCGCAAAGGCGGCGTGATCGTCGAAGGCACGGCGGGCAACACGGGAATCGGGCTGGCACTCGTTGCCCGCGCGCTCGGCTACCGTGCCGTGATCGTCATTCCCGAGACGCAAAGCCAGGAAAAGAAGGACGCGATTCGCCTCCTTGGCGCCGAGCTCGTCGAAGTTCCGGCCGTGCCCTACAAGAACCCGAACAATTACGTGAAGGTCTCGGGCCGTCTCGCCGAGCAGTTGGCGAAGACCGAGCCAAACGGTGCGATCTGGGCAAACCAGTTCGACAACACCGCGAACCGGGATGCGCATATCGCAACGACAGCGCCCGAAATCTGGGAGCAGACCGACGGAAAGGTCGACGGCTTCATCTGCGCCGTCGGATCGGGCGGGACGCTTGCCGGCGTTTCCATGGGGCTGAAGGACAAGAACCCGGATATCAAGATCGGTCTCGCCGATCCGGAGGGTGCCGCGCTCTTCTCATATTACACCAGCGGCGAGTTCGCCTCGCCCGGCACCTCGATCACGGAGGGCATCGGCCAGGGCCGTATCACGGCCAATCTCGAGGGCTTCACGCCGGATTTCGCCTATCGTGTTCCCGATGCCGAAGCCCTGCCGCTCGTCTTCGATCTCGTGCAGGAAGAAGGCCTCTGCCTCGGCGGCTCCAGCGGCATAAACATTGCCGGTGCGATGCGCATGGCGCGCGACATGGGCCCCGGCAAGACGATCGTGACGATCCTCTGCGATTACGGCAACCGCTACCAGTCCAAGCTCTTCAATCCGGAGTTCCTGCGTTCCAAGGATCTCCCCGTGCCTGGCTGGATCGAGAACCCTGCCAAGTTCGACGTGCCATTCGAGGATGTGCAGGCGTGA
- a CDS encoding alanyl-tRNA editing protein — MSEATRPLFIEDAYLSTAEATVLSVNAAGGIVLDQTCFYATSGGQPGDVGQFERADGSLIPIAATIKGGAPGQIIHLPQDGAAQPELGEKLVLHVDWARRYRLMRMHTACHLLSVVCPYPITGASVSEDDSRVDFDMSETIDRAEVTARLMELVEANHPIFTQWIDEAELDANPGIVKSKNVRPPRGTGRIRLVCIGEGSSVDSQPCGGTHVSETQEVGAIHIAKIEKKGKENRRFRIRFGPAPD, encoded by the coding sequence GTGAGCGAGGCGACGCGTCCGCTCTTCATCGAAGACGCCTATCTCTCGACTGCCGAGGCGACCGTCCTGTCCGTCAATGCGGCCGGCGGAATCGTGCTCGACCAGACCTGTTTTTATGCCACGTCAGGCGGCCAGCCGGGTGATGTAGGACAGTTCGAGCGCGCCGACGGCTCGCTCATTCCGATCGCTGCGACCATAAAGGGCGGGGCGCCGGGCCAGATCATACACCTGCCGCAGGACGGGGCGGCCCAGCCGGAGCTCGGCGAGAAGCTGGTGCTTCATGTCGACTGGGCGCGGCGATACCGGCTGATGCGCATGCATACGGCCTGCCACCTGCTCTCCGTCGTCTGCCCCTACCCGATTACCGGTGCCTCGGTTTCAGAAGACGACAGCCGGGTCGATTTCGACATGAGCGAGACGATCGATCGTGCCGAGGTGACCGCGCGGCTGATGGAACTTGTCGAGGCCAATCACCCGATCTTCACCCAGTGGATCGACGAGGCGGAGCTCGACGCCAATCCGGGCATCGTCAAATCCAAGAACGTCCGGCCACCCCGTGGTACCGGGCGCATCCGTCTCGTATGCATCGGCGAAGGTTCGAGCGTGGACAGCCAGCCCTGCGGCGGCACTCATGTGTCCGAAACGCAGGAGGTTGGCGCGATCCACATCGCCAAGATCGAGAAAAAGGGCAAGGAAAACCGGCGTTTCCGCATTCGCTTCGGACCCGCGCCGGACTAG
- the sseA gene encoding 3-mercaptopyruvate sulfurtransferase, with the protein MTKSPFIIDGETLQARLGEAHLQIVDASWYLPAQNRDQRADYASGHIPGAVFFDQDAIVDPNSSLPHALPSPEIFAEKVGALGISENDTIVVYDGPGLFSAPRVWWMFRTMGAGSVLLLDGGLDRWKAEGRPVTAETSAPEPAVFTPAFDASRVATIDDVRGVIDDGSAQIADARPHGRFTGEEPEPRAGMRSGHMPGAFNVPAASLGANGSLKDLEALAETLKHAGVDPSKPVVTTCGSGVTAATITLALHSLGYTDNRLYDGSWSEWGSRDDTPVKQGAGIIDDAASSLKE; encoded by the coding sequence ATGACCAAAAGCCCATTCATCATCGACGGCGAAACGCTTCAGGCGCGGCTCGGTGAAGCCCACCTGCAGATCGTCGATGCGTCCTGGTACCTGCCTGCACAGAACCGCGATCAGCGTGCGGACTATGCGAGCGGCCATATCCCGGGCGCGGTGTTCTTCGATCAGGACGCCATCGTCGATCCGAATTCTTCGCTGCCGCACGCCCTGCCCTCGCCTGAGATCTTCGCCGAGAAAGTCGGCGCCCTAGGCATCTCCGAGAACGACACGATCGTTGTTTACGACGGTCCGGGGCTTTTTTCCGCTCCCCGCGTCTGGTGGATGTTCCGCACCATGGGCGCAGGTTCGGTGCTTCTGCTCGATGGCGGACTCGACCGCTGGAAAGCCGAAGGCCGCCCCGTGACGGCCGAGACGTCCGCGCCTGAGCCAGCTGTCTTCACCCCTGCCTTCGATGCGAGCCGGGTTGCCACGATCGACGATGTGCGCGGCGTGATCGACGATGGCTCCGCCCAGATCGCAGATGCGCGCCCCCATGGTCGCTTCACCGGCGAAGAGCCCGAGCCTCGCGCCGGCATGCGCTCGGGCCATATGCCGGGTGCGTTCAACGTTCCGGCAGCCTCGCTCGGCGCGAACGGAAGTCTCAAGGATCTCGAAGCACTCGCCGAGACGCTGAAGCATGCCGGCGTCGATCCTTCCAAACCCGTCGTTACCACCTGCGGCTCGGGCGTCACGGCAGCGACGATTACGCTCGCGCTCCACTCGCTCGGCTATACGGACAACAGGCTCTATGACGGTTCGTGGTCGGAATGGGGTTCGCGCGACGATACGCCGGTGAAGCAAGGTGCCGGCATCATCGACGATGCCGCGTCGTCGCTGAAGGAGTGA
- a CDS encoding GNAT family N-acetyltransferase, with protein MVKPPSGHHPLPVNVQAALMRARDIPLHFYRYLQYRIGRDYHWVYRLRMDDETLSGVVHDPATTIDVLYLDGAPAGFFELKRESDEVVDLAYFGLMKHAHGRGIGRWFLRQAIDSAWALGPERVTVNTCTLDHKAALPLYQKMGFNPIGQTETFIHPMTDADHLRLARLD; from the coding sequence ATGGTGAAACCGCCATCGGGTCATCACCCGCTGCCGGTGAATGTGCAGGCAGCGCTGATGCGTGCCCGAGACATACCGCTGCACTTCTACCGCTACCTGCAGTATCGGATCGGGCGCGACTACCACTGGGTCTACCGGCTGCGCATGGATGACGAAACGCTGTCAGGCGTCGTGCACGATCCGGCCACCACGATCGACGTGCTCTACCTGGATGGCGCACCTGCAGGGTTCTTCGAGCTGAAGCGGGAGAGCGACGAGGTCGTCGATCTCGCCTATTTCGGGCTGATGAAGCACGCGCATGGTCGCGGGATCGGGCGCTGGTTCCTGCGCCAAGCAATCGATTCGGCCTGGGCTCTGGGACCGGAGCGCGTGACGGTGAATACCTGCACGCTCGACCACAAGGCGGCTTTGCCGCTTTATCAGAAAATGGGCTTCAACCCGATCGGTCAGACGGAAACCTTCATCCATCCGATGACCGACGCAGACCACCTGCGGCTTGCCCGGCTCGATTGA
- the ald gene encoding alanine dehydrogenase, whose product MRVGCPKEIKNHEYRVGLTPGAVREYVAHGHEVIVETGAGTGIGADDGAYQAAGAKIVATAAEIFQRADMVVKVKEPQPSEWAQLREGQLLYTYLHLAPDPEQTKGLVESGVTAVAYETVTDDHGGLPLLAPMSEVAGRLAIQAGATALQKANGGRGILLGGVPGVLPARVAIIGGGVVGLNAAKMAAGLGAEVTILDRSLPRLRQLDDIFNGRVRTRFSTIEALEDEVFTADLVIGAVLIPGAAAPKLVTREMLSGMKRGAVIVDVAIDQGGCFETSHATTHSEPTYEVDGIVHYCVANMPGAVPITSAHALNNATLQHGLKLADRGLKAIAEDKHLRAGLNVHAGRITNRAVAEALGYEAVEPQAVLKVA is encoded by the coding sequence ATGCGCGTAGGCTGCCCGAAGGAAATCAAGAACCACGAATACCGCGTCGGCCTGACGCCGGGCGCCGTGCGCGAATATGTTGCCCATGGCCACGAAGTGATCGTCGAAACCGGCGCGGGCACCGGCATTGGTGCCGATGACGGTGCCTACCAGGCGGCCGGCGCCAAGATCGTCGCGACCGCTGCGGAAATCTTCCAGCGCGCCGACATGGTGGTGAAGGTCAAGGAGCCGCAGCCATCTGAATGGGCTCAGCTGCGCGAAGGCCAGCTGCTGTACACCTATCTGCACCTCGCTCCGGATCCCGAGCAGACCAAGGGTCTCGTCGAATCCGGCGTAACGGCCGTCGCCTACGAGACCGTGACCGACGACCATGGCGGCCTGCCGCTTCTCGCTCCGATGTCGGAAGTTGCCGGACGCCTCGCCATCCAGGCCGGCGCAACCGCGCTGCAGAAAGCCAATGGCGGCCGCGGCATCCTGCTCGGTGGCGTTCCGGGCGTGCTGCCTGCGCGTGTCGCGATCATCGGTGGCGGCGTGGTTGGTCTCAATGCTGCAAAAATGGCGGCAGGCCTCGGCGCGGAGGTGACGATTCTCGATCGGTCGTTGCCGCGCCTTCGTCAGCTCGACGATATCTTCAATGGCCGCGTCCGCACGCGCTTCTCCACGATCGAGGCGCTGGAAGACGAAGTCTTCACCGCCGATCTGGTCATCGGCGCTGTTCTGATCCCGGGCGCTGCGGCACCGAAGCTCGTCACCCGCGAGATGCTTTCAGGCATGAAACGCGGTGCCGTCATCGTCGATGTCGCGATCGACCAGGGCGGATGCTTCGAGACCAGCCACGCGACGACGCATTCCGAGCCAACCTACGAGGTCGATGGCATCGTGCATTACTGCGTTGCCAACATGCCGGGTGCCGTGCCGATCACATCGGCCCACGCGCTGAACAACGCGACTCTGCAGCACGGCCTGAAGCTTGCCGATCGTGGCCTGAAGGCGATTGCCGAAGACAAGCATCTGCGCGCCGGCCTCAACGTCCATGCCGGCCGCATCACCAACCGCGCCGTTGCCGAAGCGCTTGGCTACGAAGCCGTGGAACCGCAGGCGGTCCTCAAGGTCGCTTGA
- a CDS encoding Lrp/AsnC family transcriptional regulator produces MEFDAIDRAMLKRLQEEGRISNANLAEAVGLSPSACSRRLDLLEKSGVIRGYHARLSDKALGYGMTAIVHISLSGQFARTLSEFEKAVKLCPNVLSCYLMSGEYDYVLRVAVKDLQDYERLHRDWLSALPHVVRINSSFALRDVIDRPNIGIDAEHF; encoded by the coding sequence ATGGAGTTCGATGCTATCGATCGTGCGATGCTGAAGCGGTTGCAGGAAGAAGGGCGAATCTCGAACGCCAATCTCGCGGAAGCTGTGGGGCTCTCGCCTTCTGCCTGCTCCCGCCGCCTCGATCTGCTTGAAAAGTCCGGCGTCATCCGGGGGTATCACGCGCGACTGTCCGACAAGGCGCTGGGCTACGGCATGACGGCTATCGTTCACATCTCGCTGTCGGGCCAATTTGCGCGCACGCTCTCCGAATTCGAGAAGGCCGTGAAGCTCTGCCCCAACGTCTTGTCCTGCTACCTGATGTCAGGCGAGTACGATTACGTGCTGCGGGTCGCCGTCAAGGATCTCCAGGATTACGAGCGGCTGCATCGGGACTGGTTGTCGGCCCTGCCCCATGTGGTGCGCATCAACTCCTCGTTTGCGCTGCGCGACGTGATCGACAGGCCGAATATAGGCATCGACGCGGAACATTTCTGA
- a CDS encoding MFS transporter, whose translation MKEDVSKPATFAALAPLRHPTFRAIWLGAMASNFGMLIQTVGAAWLMTQLAASADMVALVQASNALPIAFLALISGAIADSYDRRKVMLLAQCFMLVVATVLAIAAWYDALTPWTLLGLTFLIGSGMALNNPSWQASVGDMVGRDNLPQAVTLNSMGFNLSRSVGPAIGGAIVAAAGAAAAFAINAASYLGLIFVLVRWKPSLPASTLPRESLGSAIMTGLRYLVMSPKIEIVMLRSAMFGISASAVMALMPLIARDILAGGPQLFGLLLGAFGLGAVAVALSNSALRARFAGETLIRTGFLGFAACAFIASFSRSAPLTMVAMTLGGACWVLTLSLFNTTVQLSTPRWVVGRLLSLYQMATFTGMALGSWIWGLVTESYGASNALLAASVLMVAGAAIGLVLPLPAPPRLKLDPLNRWKEPHLALDIKPQSGPIVIMVEYRIGNDDMPEFLKAMAERRRLRFRNGARHWTLMRDLEDPELWQETYHLPTWTEYQRYHQRTTEADAVIAEAIRAMHKGPGKPVIHRMIERSTDWSANQHVTPKDMLDIH comes from the coding sequence ATGAAGGAAGACGTTTCCAAGCCTGCGACGTTTGCCGCGCTCGCACCGCTGAGGCATCCGACATTCCGCGCAATCTGGCTCGGCGCCATGGCATCGAATTTCGGCATGCTGATCCAGACGGTGGGCGCCGCCTGGTTGATGACGCAGCTGGCGGCTTCGGCTGACATGGTGGCGCTTGTCCAGGCATCGAACGCGCTGCCCATCGCCTTTCTCGCGCTGATCTCGGGGGCGATCGCCGACAGCTACGATCGGCGCAAGGTCATGCTGCTTGCCCAATGCTTCATGCTGGTCGTCGCGACCGTGCTTGCGATCGCCGCATGGTACGACGCGTTGACGCCATGGACACTGCTCGGCCTGACCTTCCTGATCGGTTCGGGCATGGCGCTCAACAATCCGTCCTGGCAAGCTTCCGTCGGTGACATGGTGGGCCGGGACAATCTTCCACAAGCCGTCACGTTGAACTCCATGGGCTTCAACCTGTCACGCAGCGTCGGCCCAGCTATCGGGGGCGCCATCGTCGCTGCGGCCGGTGCCGCCGCGGCCTTCGCCATCAACGCCGCGAGCTATCTCGGACTGATCTTCGTGCTCGTGCGCTGGAAACCATCGCTTCCGGCGAGCACGCTGCCGCGCGAGAGCCTCGGCAGTGCGATCATGACGGGTCTCCGCTATCTCGTCATGTCGCCGAAGATCGAGATCGTCATGCTGCGCAGCGCCATGTTCGGCATTTCGGCAAGTGCCGTGATGGCGCTGATGCCGCTGATCGCGCGCGACATCCTGGCAGGCGGCCCACAGCTCTTCGGCCTGCTGCTTGGCGCGTTCGGGCTTGGTGCGGTGGCCGTGGCGCTTTCCAATTCGGCGCTGCGGGCACGATTTGCCGGTGAAACGCTGATCCGCACCGGCTTCCTCGGCTTCGCCGCCTGCGCCTTCATCGCTTCGTTCAGCCGCTCCGCACCGCTGACCATGGTCGCGATGACGCTTGGCGGCGCCTGCTGGGTACTGACGCTGTCGCTCTTCAACACGACCGTGCAGCTGTCGACGCCGCGCTGGGTCGTCGGGCGGCTGCTGTCGCTCTACCAGATGGCGACCTTCACGGGCATGGCGCTCGGGTCTTGGATCTGGGGCCTGGTAACGGAAAGCTATGGCGCTTCGAACGCGCTTCTTGCGGCATCGGTCCTCATGGTGGCAGGCGCTGCGATCGGCCTCGTCCTGCCGCTGCCGGCCCCGCCGCGGCTGAAACTCGATCCGCTGAACCGCTGGAAAGAGCCGCATCTCGCGCTTGACATCAAGCCGCAGAGCGGCCCGATCGTCATCATGGTCGAGTATCGGATCGGCAATGACGACATGCCGGAGTTCCTGAAGGCCATGGCGGAACGCCGGCGCCTCAGGTTCCGGAATGGCGCGCGCCACTGGACCTTGATGCGCGATCTGGAAGATCCCGAGCTCTGGCAAGAGACCTACCACCTGCCGACATGGACGGAATATCAGCGCTACCACCAGCGCACGACGGAAGCCGATGCCGTGATTGCGGAAGCCATCCGCGCCATGCACAAGGGACCGGGCAAGCCGGTCATCCACCGGATGATCGAGCGCTCAACGGACTGGAGCGCCAACCAGCACGTCACGCCCAAGGACATGCTGGATATTCACTGA
- a CDS encoding HlyU family transcriptional regulator — translation MSFFSKLFGLGGEKAAPKPMAAAPIEHQGCEIIAQPMSEGGQWRVAGVIAKTVDGQRVERQFIRADLCMTEEEAVEVSQRKGRQIIEQNPRLFSDPSDTGPV, via the coding sequence ATGTCATTTTTTTCCAAGCTGTTCGGCCTTGGCGGCGAGAAGGCCGCGCCCAAGCCCATGGCAGCCGCTCCCATCGAGCATCAGGGTTGCGAAATCATCGCCCAGCCGATGAGCGAAGGCGGCCAGTGGCGGGTCGCCGGCGTCATCGCGAAGACCGTGGACGGCCAGCGTGTCGAGCGTCAGTTCATCCGCGCCGATCTCTGCATGACGGAAGAAGAAGCCGTCGAGGTCTCGCAGCGCAAGGGTCGCCAGATCATCGAGCAGAACCCGCGGCTCTTTTCCGATCCGAGCGATACCGGCCCGGTCTGA
- a CDS encoding bifunctional 2',3'-cyclic-nucleotide 2'-phosphodiesterase/3'-nucleotidase, with amino-acid sequence MHKRPLALTRRHLLAGSAALSTLILLHPFSARAQANQAHLRIMGTSDLHVHVYPYDYYADRENDTMGLARTAAIVNSIRAEATNAILVDNGDFLQGNPMGDYIAYERGLNDGDVHPVIKAMNALGFDASTLGNHEFNYGLDFLFKALDGAEFPFVGANVTRGALAGNPVQDELYIEPYVILNRELTDGAGETHPIRIGIIGFVPPQIMTWDAAHLAGNAAARDMVEAARAFVPQMREEGCDIVIALAHSGIGEEAHSDGMENAAIPLAAINGIDAIVTGHLHRVFPGEEFEGVAGVDNAEGTIAGKPGVMPGFWGSHLGLIDLLLERDGNSWRVVTHTSEARPIFERVDSTVTPLVESDAEVLASVEAEHEATIAYVRTPVGRTAARLHSYFALVADDPSVQIVSQAQTWYIADILSRDPDYADLPVLSAAAPFKAGGRGGPDYYTDVPVGEIAIRNVADLYLYPNTIHAVAITGADLKEWLERSAGIFNQIEPGATDAALINPDFPSYNFDVIDGVTYEIDLSQPSRYDSEGVLVDEGASRIKNLAFEGAPVDPAQRFAVATNNYRAGGGGSFPGITSDKIIFVGPDTNRDIIVRYIIEQGEIDPAADGNWRFSPLPDTTVVFDTGPAAADVIADVEGVAIEEAGAGENGFARYRITL; translated from the coding sequence ATGCATAAAAGGCCGCTTGCCCTGACCCGACGCCATCTGCTCGCCGGCTCCGCCGCTCTCTCTACCCTCATCCTGCTGCACCCGTTCTCGGCACGGGCGCAGGCGAACCAGGCGCATCTCCGGATCATGGGCACGAGCGACCTGCATGTGCATGTCTACCCCTACGATTATTACGCCGACCGCGAGAACGACACGATGGGGCTCGCCCGTACGGCGGCGATCGTCAATTCGATCCGCGCGGAGGCGACGAACGCGATCCTCGTCGACAATGGCGATTTCCTGCAGGGCAATCCGATGGGCGACTACATCGCCTATGAGCGCGGGCTGAATGACGGCGACGTGCATCCTGTCATCAAGGCGATGAACGCGCTCGGCTTCGACGCTTCCACGCTCGGGAACCACGAATTCAACTACGGCCTCGACTTTCTCTTCAAGGCGCTCGATGGCGCGGAATTCCCCTTCGTCGGTGCCAATGTCACACGCGGCGCACTCGCTGGAAATCCGGTGCAGGACGAGCTTTATATCGAGCCTTACGTCATTCTGAACCGAGAGCTGACCGACGGCGCGGGGGAAACACACCCCATCCGCATCGGCATCATCGGTTTCGTGCCGCCGCAGATCATGACCTGGGACGCCGCCCACCTTGCGGGCAATGCGGCGGCGCGCGACATGGTGGAGGCCGCCCGCGCGTTCGTGCCGCAAATGCGCGAGGAAGGCTGTGACATCGTCATCGCGCTCGCCCATTCGGGCATCGGCGAAGAAGCCCATAGCGACGGCATGGAGAATGCGGCCATTCCGCTTGCCGCCATCAATGGCATCGATGCGATCGTCACCGGCCATCTGCATCGCGTCTTTCCAGGCGAAGAATTCGAAGGTGTGGCCGGCGTCGACAATGCCGAAGGCACAATTGCCGGCAAACCCGGCGTGATGCCTGGCTTCTGGGGCTCCCATCTGGGGCTGATCGACCTGTTGCTGGAGCGTGACGGCAACAGCTGGCGGGTCGTTACGCACACATCCGAGGCGCGGCCGATCTTCGAGCGTGTGGACTCAACCGTCACGCCACTGGTGGAGAGCGACGCCGAGGTGCTCGCTTCCGTCGAAGCGGAGCACGAGGCGACCATCGCCTATGTCCGCACGCCCGTGGGTCGCACGGCGGCCCGGCTTCATTCCTATTTCGCGCTCGTCGCCGATGATCCATCGGTGCAGATCGTCAGCCAGGCACAGACCTGGTACATCGCCGACATCCTCTCGCGCGATCCGGATTACGCCGATCTTCCGGTTCTCTCCGCAGCCGCACCGTTCAAGGCCGGTGGGCGTGGCGGGCCAGACTACTATACCGACGTGCCGGTCGGCGAGATCGCGATCAGGAACGTCGCCGACCTCTATCTCTATCCGAATACGATCCATGCGGTCGCCATCACCGGCGCCGACCTCAAGGAGTGGCTGGAGCGCTCGGCCGGGATCTTCAACCAGATCGAGCCGGGCGCGACCGATGCCGCGCTGATCAATCCGGATTTCCCATCCTACAATTTTGACGTGATTGACGGCGTCACCTATGAAATCGACCTGTCGCAGCCATCGCGCTACGATTCCGAAGGCGTGCTCGTCGATGAAGGCGCCAGCCGGATCAAGAACCTCGCCTTCGAGGGCGCACCGGTCGATCCGGCCCAACGCTTTGCGGTCGCCACCAACAACTACCGCGCCGGCGGCGGGGGCAGCTTTCCGGGCATCACCTCCGACAAGATCATCTTCGTCGGACCGGACACCAACCGCGACATCATCGTCCGCTACATCATCGAACAGGGCGAGATCGATCCTGCTGCCGACGGCAACTGGCGCTTCAGCCCACTGCCCGATACGACCGTCGTCTTCGACACGGGCCCAGCAGCCGCTGACGTAATCGCCGATGTGGAAGGCGTGGCGATCGAGGAAGCCGGGGCCGGCGAAAACGGCTTCGCCCGCTACCGGATCACATTGTAG